Proteins found in one Campylobacter canadensis genomic segment:
- a CDS encoding rhomboid family intramembrane serine protease: protein MIYFIIFINCVVFTLDLFGIFSVFKYSLLLSSNPKIYSFFTYAFFHSNFEHLFMNMASLFAFYKLLYFVKEKVLVFVYIFSLICAAIVYYFVNVHILHNDFIMLGASAGVCAIIAYASFILREIGFLFAILLLSFVSIILNDNVAWSAHIYGAFFGILCAFLQKKLKNP, encoded by the coding sequence ATGATTTATTTTATTATTTTTATAAATTGTGTAGTTTTTACACTAGATTTATTTGGAATTTTTTCAGTGTTTAAATATAGTTTATTATTAAGTTCTAATCCTAAGATTTATTCTTTTTTTACTTATGCTTTTTTTCATTCAAATTTTGAACATTTATTTATGAATATGGCATCGCTATTTGCCTTTTATAAATTGTTATATTTTGTAAAAGAAAAAGTTTTAGTTTTTGTATATATTTTTTCATTAATTTGTGCTGCTATTGTGTATTATTTTGTAAATGTGCATATTCTTCATAATGATTTTATTATGCTTGGTGCTAGTGCTGGTGTATGTGCTATTATTGCTTATGCAAGTTTTATTTTGCGTGAAATTGGATTTTTATTTGCAATTTTATTGCTTTCTTTTGTAAGTATAATTTTAAACGATAATGTAGCTTGGAGTGCGCATATTTATGGAGCTTTTTTTGGAATTTTATGTGCATTTTTGCAAAAAAAATTAAAAAATCCTTGA
- a CDS encoding NUDIX domain-containing protein, producing the protein MDVQDYKIIEFSNPIYIKPKKATFKLNGKEVFWEFSECFDCVSVFLYHRKKDSYLFVEQFRAALYYHQKCKNIKDGISIELCSGIIDKDKDIEEIAKEECIEELGVCPKKLEFIDNYFTGFGNGVSSQSLFYAEIDDEDFISAGGGVDDAEAINPVWVKRLEFDTFMKKHKKSPLIEFAHLWFLKNKL; encoded by the coding sequence ATTGATGTTCAAGATTATAAAATAATTGAATTTTCTAATCCTATTTACATAAAACCAAAAAAGGCTACATTTAAACTAAATGGCAAGGAAGTTTTTTGGGAATTTAGCGAATGTTTTGATTGTGTGAGTGTATTTTTATACCATAGAAAAAAAGACTCTTATTTATTTGTAGAACAATTTCGTGCAGCACTTTATTACCATCAAAAATGCAAAAACATAAAAGATGGTATAAGTATAGAATTATGTAGCGGTATTATTGATAAAGATAAAGATATAGAAGAAATAGCAAAAGAAGAATGTATTGAAGAATTAGGAGTTTGTCCTAAAAAATTGGAATTTATTGATAATTATTTTACTGGTTTTGGAAACGGGGTTAGCTCTCAAAGCCTTTTTTATGCTGAGATTGATGATGAGGATTTTATATCAGCAGGTGGTGGGGTTGATGATGCAGAAGCAATTAATCCTGTATGGGTAAAAAGGCTTGAATTTGATACATTTATGAAAAAACACAAAAAAAGTCCATTAATTGAATTTGCTCATCTATGGTTTTTAAAAAATAAATTATAA
- a CDS encoding (Fe-S)-binding protein: MQKKVYFYATCLGTAAMQKMVLNSIKLLRAADVEVVFKKDQTCCGQPSYNTGYFNDTKKIALYNAEVFQGDLPIVIPSGSCGGMMSHDYLELFKDDVNYEKIKQFSSRVIELSQYLDAIGFKPVDKGEKIKVTWHSNCHALRVQKSIESNKKLLTSLSNVEVVYLEHEEECCGFGGTFSVKEPEISNAMAKAKVEDIIKSGASAVISADGGCLLNIAGTLSKLGYKDVKAYHLYDFLSARINGEKL; this comes from the coding sequence ATGCAAAAAAAAGTTTATTTTTACGCTACTTGCTTAGGTACAGCGGCAATGCAAAAGATGGTTTTAAATTCCATTAAACTTTTAAGAGCTGCTGATGTTGAAGTTGTTTTTAAAAAAGACCAAACCTGTTGTGGACAACCAAGTTACAATACAGGATATTTTAACGATACTAAAAAAATTGCACTTTATAATGCAGAAGTTTTTCAAGGAGATTTACCTATTGTAATTCCTAGTGGAAGTTGTGGTGGAATGATGAGCCATGACTACTTAGAATTATTTAAAGATGATGTAAATTATGAAAAAATTAAGCAATTTAGTTCAAGAGTAATAGAGCTTAGTCAATATCTTGATGCTATAGGTTTTAAACCTGTTGATAAAGGTGAAAAAATCAAAGTAACTTGGCATAGCAATTGCCATGCTTTAAGAGTACAAAAAAGCATAGAAAGTAATAAAAAATTACTTACAAGTTTAAGCAATGTAGAAGTTGTTTATTTAGAGCATGAAGAAGAATGCTGCGGTTTTGGTGGAACCTTTAGTGTAAAAGAACCTGAAATTTCAAATGCAATGGCAAAGGCAAAGGTAGAAGATATTATAAAATCAGGTGCAAGTGCTGTAATATCAGCTGATGGTGGTTGTTTATTAAACATAGCAGGAACTCTTAGCAAATTAGGTTATAAAGATGTTAAAGCTTATCATTTATATGATTTTTTAAGTGCTAGAATAAATGGAGAAAAACTATGA
- a CDS encoding LutC/YkgG family protein produces MSKINEISKRSKEEILNALEFGIKYELKEKASDPSVHIKQSENPLEETMQKMQENKFEVHLVESKEQVIDEINKISAIYNAKSLIYPSSLSVDVEKVNAEKKVCFNKEIEELRKEVFHSDFSIIDVDFALSSHGVACVTSSKTQPRMLSLAPTLCIMLLDKTKIETSLASGLEKISKENEVLPTNILYIAGPSRTSDIELVTVFGVHGSQKVHIIFY; encoded by the coding sequence ATGAGTAAGATTAATGAAATTAGCAAAAGAAGTAAAGAAGAAATCTTAAACGCTTTAGAATTTGGAATTAAATATGAATTAAAAGAAAAGGCAAGCGACCCAAGTGTGCATATAAAGCAAAGCGAAAATCCACTTGAAGAAACTATGCAAAAAATGCAAGAAAATAAATTTGAAGTACATTTAGTAGAAAGTAAAGAACAAGTAATTGACGAAATTAATAAAATTAGTGCTATTTATAATGCTAAAAGCCTTATTTACCCAAGTTCTTTAAGTGTAGATGTAGAAAAAGTAAATGCTGAAAAAAAGGTATGCTTTAATAAAGAAATTGAAGAATTAAGAAAAGAAGTTTTTCATAGTGATTTTAGTATTATTGATGTTGATTTTGCTTTAAGCTCTCACGGTGTTGCTTGTGTAACTTCTAGTAAAACACAACCAAGAATGTTATCTTTAGCACCAACTTTATGTATTATGTTGCTTGATAAAACAAAGATTGAAACTTCTTTAGCAAGTGGTTTAGAAAAAATTTCTAAAGAAAATGAAGTTTTACCAACAAATATTTTATATATAGCAGGACCAAGTAGAACTAGCGATATTGAACTTGTAACTGTTTTTGGTGTGCATGGCTCACAAAAAGTACATATTATATTTTACTAA
- a CDS encoding linear amide C-N hydrolase, translating into MKKILLFLLAFTNLMYPCTGINISSADGAFISARSIEYAESNLNSKLVIVGKNQNFVSLLPNTKETGLKYKSKYAYVGISVMDDRFIAEGINEAGLNAGLFYFPHYGSLKRYDKKYKNKSIIDMQLVSYLLANYKNVEEVKKAIKNIIVLNIAYDENNNPLPTAHYRVSDSKQNSIVIEIVNNGEVKIYDNKVGILTNSPDFEWQVKNLNNYINLKAGNALNDLEDEKLFSFGAGTAALGLPGDITPPSRFVRAFFYKSTMPKPKDNISAINNAFVILNNFDIPVWIEYPKNAQEHIPNNLKSATQWTSVSDLTNKVFYYKTMNNSQIRKVDLNKIDFNNITYKILELDEKESIKELKIN; encoded by the coding sequence ATGAAAAAAATACTATTATTCTTATTAGCTTTTACTAATCTTATGTATCCTTGCACTGGTATTAATATTAGCAGTGCTGATGGTGCTTTTATTAGTGCAAGAAGTATTGAATATGCAGAATCTAATTTAAATAGCAAGTTAGTTATAGTTGGTAAAAATCAAAATTTTGTTTCTTTATTGCCTAATACAAAAGAAACTGGGCTTAAATATAAATCAAAATATGCCTATGTAGGAATTAGCGTAATGGATGATAGATTTATCGCTGAAGGCATAAATGAAGCTGGTTTAAATGCTGGTTTGTTTTATTTTCCACATTATGGCTCATTAAAAAGATATGATAAAAAATATAAAAATAAAAGCATAATTGATATGCAGCTTGTTTCTTATTTGTTAGCAAATTATAAAAATGTTGAAGAAGTAAAAAAGGCTATAAAAAACATAATAGTTTTAAATATAGCCTATGATGAAAATAATAATCCATTACCAACCGCACATTATAGAGTTAGTGATAGCAAGCAAAATAGCATAGTAATTGAAATAGTAAATAACGGAGAAGTAAAAATATATGATAATAAAGTAGGAATTTTAACTAATTCTCCTGACTTTGAATGGCAGGTAAAAAACCTAAATAATTATATAAATTTAAAAGCAGGAAATGCGCTTAATGATTTAGAAGACGAAAAATTATTTTCCTTTGGAGCAGGAACTGCGGCCTTGGGTCTTCCAGGAGATATCACCCCTCCATCAAGATTTGTAAGGGCATTTTTTTATAAAAGCACAATGCCAAAACCAAAAGATAACATAAGTGCAATAAATAACGCCTTTGTTATATTAAATAATTTTGATATACCAGTATGGATAGAATATCCTAAAAATGCACAAGAACATATCCCAAACAATTTAAAAAGTGCAACTCAATGGACAAGCGTAAGCGACCTTACAAATAAAGTATTTTATTATAAAACTATGAATAATTCTCAAATTAGAAAAGTTGATTTAAATAAAATTGATTTTAATAACATAACTTATAAAATCTTAGAACTTGATGAAAAAGAGAGCATAAAAGAGCTTAAAATAAATTAA
- the ilvA gene encoding threonine ammonia-lyase: MIKLSEIYAAKEKIYDVAIKTPFTFSRFLSNDEKKVWLKCENLQTIGAYKIRGAYNKISSLSDEQKKIGVIAASAGNHAQGVAFSANYFKINANIIMPESTPLTKVENTMKLGANVILKGDNFDEAYAYAKELEKEKGYCFIHPFADNFVMAGQGTIFLEMIEDLSTIDYIIAPIGGGGLISGIASAAKQINPNIKIIGVQAKGANAMKTSFYNKKITNSKGVKTIADGIAVKNVDDICFKHILECVDEIVECDEDEIANAVLFLLEQHKMVIEGAGAISVAAIMHEKIKNLKGNIACILSGGNIDVTMLSNIIEKGLVKSYRKMQIKVTLVDKAGALLDLTKALKEAKANIIKVDYDRLSADFGDANITITIETKGKDHQELVCKTLNKYSFIFKEL, translated from the coding sequence ATGATAAAACTAAGTGAAATTTATGCAGCAAAAGAAAAAATTTATGATGTAGCTATTAAAACACCTTTTACTTTTTCAAGGTTTTTATCAAATGATGAAAAAAAAGTATGGTTAAAATGCGAGAATTTACAAACCATAGGTGCTTATAAAATTAGAGGTGCTTATAATAAAATCTCATCTTTAAGCGATGAGCAAAAAAAGATTGGTGTAATTGCAGCAAGCGCAGGTAATCATGCGCAAGGCGTTGCCTTTAGTGCAAATTATTTTAAAATCAATGCAAATATAATAATGCCTGAAAGCACACCGCTTACTAAGGTTGAAAATACGATGAAATTAGGTGCAAATGTAATCTTAAAGGGTGATAATTTTGACGAGGCTTACGCTTATGCAAAAGAGCTTGAAAAAGAAAAAGGCTATTGCTTTATTCACCCATTTGCTGATAATTTTGTAATGGCTGGTCAAGGCACTATCTTTTTAGAAATGATAGAAGATTTAAGTACAATTGATTACATAATCGCACCAATAGGCGGTGGTGGCTTAATAAGTGGCATAGCAAGTGCAGCAAAGCAAATTAATCCGAATATTAAAATAATTGGCGTTCAAGCAAAAGGTGCAAACGCTATGAAAACTAGTTTTTATAACAAAAAAATTACAAATTCTAAAGGCGTTAAAACCATTGCCGATGGGATTGCAGTTAAAAATGTAGATGATATTTGCTTTAAACACATACTTGAATGCGTTGATGAAATAGTAGAATGCGATGAAGATGAGATTGCTAATGCAGTGTTATTTTTATTAGAGCAACATAAAATGGTTATTGAAGGAGCTGGTGCAATTAGCGTAGCTGCTATTATGCACGAAAAAATAAAGAATTTAAAAGGCAATATAGCCTGCATTTTAAGCGGTGGAAACATTGATGTAACAATGCTTAGTAATATAATTGAAAAAGGCTTAGTAAAATCATATAGAAAAATGCAAATAAAGGTTACTTTAGTAGATAAAGCAGGAGCATTGCTTGATTTAACAAAGGCATTAAAAGAAGCAAAAGCAAATATTATTAAAGTAGATTATGATAGATTAAGTGCTGATTTTGGTGATGCAAATATAACAATAACTATTGAAACAAAAGGAAAAGACCACCAAGAATTAGTTTGTAAAACTTTAAACAAATACTCTTTTATATTTAAGGAACTTTAA
- the glyS gene encoding glycine--tRNA ligase subunit beta, whose amino-acid sequence MKNILIQICTEELPAIPFLNELDNIKTKMMNVLEKYSVEFSNLQFFYTPRRFVFCFNAKEFCKDTKLEFIGAPKELAYQDSKLSKAALAFMQKAQISEDELSFKEIKGKECLYCEKIQKGKALREIAKNIVDDFLASLNFGKSMRWAAFDFTFIRPITAISFLIDDENINFNSYAINSSKSTFVHRNVSMQALTFNTQNDFFTLLKNSKVILNQDERRQMVLNQIAKIEQENNVNVELDLELLEEVVAITEYPNALLGSFDEEFLKIPPEVIITSMKDNQRYFAVRKNNKLSNHFLAVSNSFNDDLSLITKGNEKVLRARLSDALFFYEQDLKCGLEPKKLENTIYLKELGSIADKSKREEEIAIRLARLINYQDDKQISIAINLSKADLKTQMVAEFPELQGIIGSYYAKAMGYNDEISLAIYEQYLPLKDKMPSTKLSTIVALASKIDTLMALFSINKIPNGNKDPYALRRAALGVLKIILHNKFSFDFKDFMNELKDLYSNFNIENLLNFIKDRFYALYDVNNSYIKAVLNTNNNNFVSLDENIKSLIFIANSDDFKTNLSTFKRLVNIIKEEINYKIDESLFEQEEEKNLFKAFKNVNLNSSSEERLREIFSLKDKIDAFFEKVMINVENEKIKNNRLALINEIAKPILQIANLKEISYDD is encoded by the coding sequence ATGAAAAATATTTTAATTCAAATATGCACAGAAGAATTACCAGCAATACCATTTTTAAATGAGTTAGACAACATAAAAACAAAAATGATGAATGTTTTAGAAAAATACAGCGTTGAATTTTCTAATTTGCAATTTTTTTATACTCCAAGACGCTTTGTGTTTTGCTTTAACGCTAAAGAATTTTGCAAAGATACAAAATTAGAATTTATAGGCGCACCAAAAGAATTAGCTTATCAAGATTCTAAATTAAGCAAGGCTGCTTTAGCCTTTATGCAAAAAGCACAAATTAGCGAAGATGAGCTTAGCTTTAAAGAAATTAAAGGCAAAGAATGCTTATATTGTGAAAAAATTCAAAAAGGAAAAGCTTTAAGAGAAATTGCAAAAAATATAGTAGATGATTTTTTAGCTTCTTTAAACTTTGGAAAAAGTATGAGATGGGCTGCTTTTGATTTTACTTTTATTCGCCCTATTACAGCTATAAGCTTTTTGATTGATGATGAAAATATTAATTTTAACTCTTATGCAATCAATAGCTCAAAAAGCACTTTTGTACATAGAAATGTATCAATGCAAGCACTTACTTTTAATACCCAAAATGATTTTTTCACTCTTTTAAAAAATTCAAAAGTAATTTTAAATCAAGATGAAAGAAGGCAAATGGTTTTAAATCAAATTGCAAAAATTGAACAAGAAAATAATGTTAATGTTGAACTTGATTTAGAGCTTTTAGAAGAAGTTGTGGCTATTACTGAATATCCAAATGCGCTTTTAGGTTCTTTTGATGAAGAATTTTTAAAAATCCCACCTGAAGTAATAATTACATCAATGAAAGACAATCAAAGATATTTTGCAGTAAGAAAGAATAATAAATTATCAAATCACTTTTTAGCAGTTAGTAATTCTTTTAACGATGATTTAAGCTTAATTACCAAGGGTAATGAAAAGGTTTTAAGGGCAAGATTAAGCGATGCTTTATTTTTTTATGAGCAAGATTTAAAATGCGGTTTAGAGCCTAAAAAACTTGAAAATACAATTTATTTAAAAGAGCTTGGCAGCATAGCTGATAAAAGCAAAAGAGAAGAAGAAATAGCAATAAGATTAGCAAGATTAATTAATTATCAAGACGATAAACAAATAAGCATAGCAATTAATTTAAGCAAGGCTGATTTAAAAACTCAAATGGTTGCAGAATTTCCTGAATTACAAGGAATTATAGGTTCATATTATGCTAAGGCTATGGGATACAATGATGAAATTTCTTTAGCAATTTATGAGCAATACTTACCGCTAAAAGATAAAATGCCAAGTACAAAATTAAGCACAATCGTAGCTTTAGCAAGCAAAATTGATACTTTAATGGCATTATTTAGTATAAATAAAATTCCAAACGGCAACAAAGACCCTTATGCCTTGCGTCGTGCTGCTCTTGGTGTTTTAAAAATTATTTTACACAATAAATTCTCTTTTGATTTTAAAGACTTTATGAATGAGCTAAAAGACTTGTATTCTAACTTTAATATAGAAAATCTTTTAAACTTCATTAAAGATAGATTTTATGCTTTATATGATGTGAATAATTCTTATATTAAAGCAGTTTTAAACACAAATAATAATAATTTTGTAAGCTTAGATGAAAATATAAAATCTTTAATTTTTATAGCAAATTCTGATGATTTTAAAACCAATCTTTCTACCTTTAAAAGACTTGTGAATATAATTAAAGAAGAAATAAATTATAAAATTGATGAAAGCTTATTTGAACAAGAAGAAGAAAAAAACTTATTTAAAGCTTTTAAGAATGTTAATTTAAATTCAAGTAGCGAAGAAAGATTAAGAGAGATTTTTAGCTTAAAAGATAAAATTGATGCTTTCTTTGAAAAGGTAATGATTAATGTTGAAAATGAAAAGATTAAAAATAATCGCCTAGCCTTAATAAACGAAATTGCTAAACCAATTTTACAAATAGCAAACTTAAAGGAGATAAGCTACGATGATTAA
- a CDS encoding LutB/LldF family L-lactate oxidation iron-sulfur protein produces the protein MKNHSELINTKLADTQMRANLDSAMHALQDRRLALINSKFKQWEGLRQRAKNAKDNALFTLKDRVLEFEKNATKNGMKVHYASICEDACEIVYNLMIEKKISKVLKGKSMASEEIGLNHYLEKKGLIATETDLGELILQLGNETPVHIVVPAIHKNRYEIGELFAEKLGVEKESEPEKLNAIARVHLRNEFENLQMGLSGVNFAISSKGAIWLIENEGNGRMCTTSPDIHVAICGIEKIVESFNDAATTDTLLTPSATGQFIPAYNNIITGPRKEGELDGPKEVHIILFNNHRTNILSNKDYYEALRCIRCGACMNFCPVYDKIGGHSYDAVYPGPIGEVISPQLFGMKEHSDILSLCSLCGRCSEVCPVKIPLDSMIRKLRRDKIGEYEENAPLGASELEHSSLEKGGFSAFTKMATSATLWRTGLANASKFNWFVQSFGGHIPVLSRWAKYKDLPKLEGNLYKEISKLDGVSYE, from the coding sequence ATGAAAAATCACAGTGAATTAATTAATACTAAATTAGCAGATACTCAAATGAGGGCAAATCTAGATAGTGCAATGCACGCTTTACAAGATAGAAGACTTGCCTTAATCAATTCTAAATTCAAGCAATGGGAAGGGCTTAGACAAAGAGCAAAAAATGCAAAAGATAATGCATTATTTACTCTAAAAGATAGAGTTTTAGAATTTGAAAAAAACGCTACAAAAAATGGAATGAAAGTTCATTATGCTTCAATCTGTGAAGATGCTTGTGAGATTGTTTATAATCTTATGATTGAAAAAAAGATTTCAAAAGTATTAAAAGGTAAGTCTATGGCTAGTGAAGAAATAGGCTTAAATCACTATTTAGAAAAAAAGGGACTTATTGCTACAGAAACTGACTTAGGGGAATTAATCTTACAATTAGGCAATGAAACTCCTGTACATATTGTTGTTCCTGCTATTCATAAAAATCGTTATGAAATTGGAGAATTGTTTGCAGAAAAACTAGGTGTTGAAAAAGAAAGCGAACCTGAAAAACTAAATGCCATTGCAAGAGTGCATTTAAGAAATGAATTTGAAAATTTACAAATGGGGCTAAGCGGTGTTAATTTTGCTATATCAAGCAAGGGTGCTATTTGGTTGATTGAAAATGAAGGCAATGGTAGAATGTGCACAACATCACCTGATATTCATGTAGCAATTTGTGGTATTGAAAAAATCGTAGAAAGTTTTAATGACGCTGCAACAACCGATACACTATTAACTCCATCAGCAACTGGGCAATTTATACCTGCTTATAATAACATCATAACAGGACCTAGAAAAGAAGGAGAGCTTGATGGACCAAAAGAAGTTCATATAATTTTATTTAATAATCATAGAACAAATATTTTAAGCAATAAAGATTATTATGAAGCCCTACGCTGCATTAGATGTGGTGCTTGTATGAACTTTTGCCCTGTTTATGATAAAATTGGTGGGCATAGTTATGATGCTGTTTATCCTGGTCCTATTGGAGAGGTTATTTCTCCACAATTATTTGGTATGAAAGAACATAGTGATATCTTAAGTCTTTGTTCTTTATGCGGTCGCTGCTCTGAAGTTTGCCCTGTTAAAATTCCTCTTGATTCAATGATTAGAAAACTAAGAAGAGATAAAATAGGCGAATATGAAGAAAATGCACCTTTAGGAGCAAGTGAATTAGAGCATTCAAGCTTAGAAAAAGGTGGCTTTAGCGCATTTACAAAAATGGCTACAAGTGCAACTTTATGGAGAACAGGTCTTGCAAATGCAAGCAAATTTAACTGGTTTGTACAAAGTTTTGGTGGGCATATTCCTGTTTTAAGTCGCTGGGCAAAATATAAAGATTTACCTAAATTAGAAGGTAATTTATATAAAGAAATAAGCAAATTAGATGGAGTTAGTTATGAGTAA
- a CDS encoding endonuclease III, translating into MIKDFFLYLIKNYEIKEDKYENDFYNLLAIFIKQNTKDANVIKCFNNIKNANINDINSLLLCDDLGQLIKASGFYNTKAKRIKDLCTAIKNDFDSLENFKENASYEWLIKQKGISNESACMILNIFCNKAYLIVDTAILKILKELNYEFENYEDAQNYISNHINNDELYKALNSDDLAYLYLSFYKYMSYFYKNFFSSKQNIIKAKEILKNYEY; encoded by the coding sequence ATGATTAAAGATTTTTTTTTATATTTAATTAAAAATTATGAAATAAAAGAAGATAAATATGAAAATGATTTTTATAATTTACTAGCAATTTTTATAAAACAAAATACAAAAGATGCAAATGTTATAAAATGTTTTAATAATATTAAAAATGCAAATATTAATGATATTAATTCTTTGCTTTTATGTGATGATTTAGGGCAATTAATTAAGGCTAGCGGTTTTTACAATACAAAAGCAAAAAGAATAAAAGACTTATGTACAGCAATAAAAAATGATTTTGATAGCTTAGAAAATTTTAAAGAAAATGCAAGCTATGAATGGTTAATTAAACAAAAAGGCATTTCAAATGAAAGCGCTTGTATGATTTTAAATATTTTTTGCAATAAAGCTTATTTGATTGTTGATACAGCTATTTTAAAAATTCTAAAAGAATTAAATTACGAATTTGAAAATTACGAAGATGCACAAAATTATATTAGCAATCATATCAACAACGATGAACTTTACAAGGCTTTAAACAGTGATGATTTAGCTTATTTATATTTATCTTTTTATAAATATATGTCTTATTTTTATAAAAATTTCTTCTCATCAAAACAAAATATCATAAAAGCAAAGGAGATTTTAAAAAATTATGAATATTGA
- a CDS encoding YagU family protein, with product MKKNTFVIVVIGIIAGIFSGIVKWGWEVPFPPRNPNVAWPVDALERTTPPKIFLEQLNLPTDWVYTFSGVELPLSIFIVHISFAIVFAVFYCLLAERYAKVTMCYGAVFGIVVDILAHVIVMPLIKEVPPLAQIPFDEHLSEFFGHIIWLYSIEIVRRDLKVQFKRFLSS from the coding sequence ATGAAGAAAAATACTTTTGTAATTGTTGTAATAGGGATTATTGCAGGGATTTTTTCAGGTATTGTAAAATGGGGATGGGAAGTGCCTTTTCCGCCAAGAAATCCAAATGTTGCTTGGCCTGTTGATGCACTAGAAAGAACTACGCCACCAAAAATTTTTTTAGAACAACTTAATTTGCCTACTGATTGGGTTTATACTTTTTCGGGTGTTGAATTGCCACTTTCAATTTTCATTGTGCATATATCTTTTGCTATTGTTTTTGCTGTGTTTTATTGCCTTTTAGCTGAACGCTATGCTAAGGTTACAATGTGCTATGGTGCTGTGTTTGGGATTGTTGTAGATATTTTAGCTCATGTTATTGTAATGCCATTAATTAAAGAAGTACCACCTTTAGCGCAAATTCCATTTGATGAGCATTTAAGCGAGTTTTTTGGACATATTATTTGGCTTTATTCTATTGAGATAGTAAGAAGGGATTTAAAAGTGCAGTTTAAAAGATTCTTGTCTAGCTAA
- a CDS encoding DUF815 domain-containing protein — translation MINLSQFFAASYRKKTNSYKGITRLDFPSKKDLLFLDDEFDILKDNLNNFISNKFFHHCLLAGAKGCGKTSLIKAVFKEFIGTKLRVIELFKDDLSELRYILDELEQENYKIVIFIDDISFNTHDSDYKNLKPLLEGGLESLSNNILFILSSNYKNLVKHTHNNDADFIDEADERFALKERFGIWLYFYPFTQEQYLKIVQLYLGYIDENIKKKALEFSNTKGSRDGRIARQFALSYKIY, via the coding sequence ATGATTAATTTATCACAATTTTTTGCCGCAAGTTATCGCAAAAAAACTAATTCTTATAAAGGTATTACAAGGCTTGATTTTCCATCTAAAAAGGATTTACTCTTTTTAGATGATGAATTTGATATTTTAAAAGACAATTTAAATAATTTTATTTCCAATAAATTCTTTCACCATTGCTTACTAGCTGGTGCAAAAGGTTGTGGTAAAACTAGTTTAATTAAGGCTGTTTTTAAAGAATTTATAGGAACAAAATTAAGAGTTATTGAGCTTTTTAAAGATGATTTATCAGAATTAAGATATATTTTAGATGAACTTGAGCAAGAAAATTATAAAATAGTAATTTTTATTGATGATATTTCTTTTAATACTCACGATAGTGATTACAAGAACTTAAAACCATTGCTAGAAGGTGGTTTAGAAAGTCTTAGCAATAATATTTTATTTATTCTTAGCTCTAATTATAAAAATTTAGTAAAACACACGCACAACAATGATGCTGATTTTATTGATGAAGCCGATGAAAGATTTGCTTTAAAAGAAAGATTTGGCATTTGGCTTTATTTTTATCCTTTCACACAAGAACAATACTTAAAAATAGTTCAACTTTATTTGGGTTATATTGATGAAAATATTAAGAAAAAAGCCTTAGAATTTTCTAATACAAAAGGTAGTAGAGATGGTAGAATCGCAAGACAATTTGCTCTAAGTTACAAAATTTATTAG